A single Fusarium oxysporum Fo47 chromosome IV, complete sequence DNA region contains:
- a CDS encoding E1-E2 ATPase-domain-containing protein: MGCDCCGPPASAAESVTAETPPPSGIGSCKDACCDGDDAATGVKDEEPVNKEPADDCCASGSCEEPNKDDAPECCRGKTSPCCNASCIDRIAIRECELSASHKPDATGCGSSSSSCNGAADGKACSKHSLSALDRYGATLKALGCICRALIALGQESCCETKGRSAIAKQCSKKSSSRSLIRTSTDSCCSTGSVTKEKAAQNRLRLRNGSNESTRSAKQPSVKESCTKSCCSVVKPDQEATPKKCISSCCSVDNGKSNCPEPKPVKDKDKDGCSGGCCSKKAAPKVQPTEKSCVSKCCSNGELSRKAAENDGCPDKCCTSQPTEPSTAKNRLMAEVEKSNCTKSCCDEEIAAIVKELPKSTCVSSRCTPAEKIVTKSSDSCADSCCEKAPSVTCRDSPADACCVSAPPDKGMKVETTQNPEDIENQATGKEHVVLSISGMTCTGCETKLNRTLATVPAVNDLKTSLVLSRAEFNMDLRLGSVDEVIKHLERTTEFKCERLQTKGSSLEFIVNGSTSEFIGQTWPEGVLDMSLVDKDAVRVSFDPKIVGARDLAERSWDPPVKLAPPRGDSSLEAGSKHVRHVGYTTLLSAVLTIPVLVMAWAPLREKEVAYSSASLALATIVQVVVAGPFYPKAIKALVFSRVIEMDLLIVLSTSAAYVFSVVSFGYLIAGKPLSTGQFFETSTLLVTLIMVGRWVAALARQKAVESISIRSLQSSTAILVDEKADTEREIDARLLQYGDVFKVLPDTRIPTDGTVMSGSSEVDESMLTGESKSVEKHFKSVVIAGSINGPGVMTVRLNRLPSDNTINAIAAMVDEAKLSKPKLQDLADRVASYFVPVVVALTIITFVIWVAIGITVRGYGGSKATTEAITYAIAVLIVSCPCAIGLAVPMVIVIMSGVAAERGIIFKSADAIEVAHKTSHVVFDKTGTLTQGKLSVVANECIDESTLPLLLGLIENSRHPVSMAVTGYLKGIGIEPSVVDDPKSLTGKGVEAVVKGQKLKAGNSTWLNLSDDHLVQPMLSQGHTVFCFIINDKLQAVYSLQDEPRKDAFATVEALHIRGISVHVVSGDDDIAVQSLASKLNIPRDNVRSRTSPSGKRDYIQTLLGTSTNRKKPVVVFCGDGTNDAVALAQATIGVHMNEGTDVAQSAADVVLMRPALSGIITTIDASRKSVNRIKFNFCWSFVYNTFAVLLAAGAFVNARIPPEYAGLGELVSVLPVILAAVLLRWSKI; encoded by the exons ATGGGATGCGACTGCTGTGGCCCTCCAGCATCAGCTGCGGAGTCGGTCACCGCTGAGACACCTCCTCCAAGCGGTATCGGAAGTTGCAAGGATGCTTGCTGCGATGGAGATGACGCTGCGACTGGAGTTAAGGATGAAGAGCCAGTGAACAAAGAACCGGCTGATGATTGCTGTGCTTCTGGTAGCTGTGAGGAGCCGAACAAGGATGACGCACCGGAATGCTGCCGCGGAAAAACAAGCCCATGCTGCAATGCTTCTTGCATTGACCGGATCGCCATACGAGAGTGCGAGCTGAGTGCTTCTCACAAGC CGGATGCAACGGGTTGCGGCAGCTCTAGCTCCAGCTGCAATGGCGCAGCCGACGGCAAGGCATGCAGCAAGCACAGTCTATCTGCTCTCGACCGCTATGGTGCAACTCTGAAGGCACTCGGATGTATCTGCCGCGCTCTCATTGCTCTGGGTCAAGAGTCTTGCTGTGAGACCAAGGGCCGCTCTGCTATCGCCAAGCAATGCTCCAAGAAGTCGTCTTCCCGCTCTCTGATCCGCACATCAACGGACTCTTGCTGCAGCACCGGCTCTGTTACGAAAGAAAAGGCTGCGCAGAACCGTCTTCGCTTGCGAAATGGTTCCAATGAGAGTACCAGGTCCGCCAAACAGCCCTCTGTCAAGGAGAGCTGCACTAAGTCGTGCTGTTCCGTTGTTAAACCCGACCAAGAAGCAACCCCTAAGAAGTGTATCAGCTCATGCTGTTCGGTGGATAACGGCAAATCCAACTGTCCTGAACCTAAGCCGGTCaaagacaaggacaaggacgGCTGTTCTGGTGGATGTTGTTCCAAGAAGGCTGCACCCAAGGTTCAACCCACTGAAAAGAGTTGTGTCAGCAAATGCTGCAGCAATGGTGAACTTTCCAGGAAAGCTGCTGAAAACGACGGGTGTCCCGATAAATGCTGCACCAGTCAGCCCACAGAACCCTCTACTGCTAAGAATAGGTTGATGGCTGAAGTTGAAAAGAGCAACTGCACCAAGTCCTGCTGTGACGAGGAAATAGCGGCGATCGTCAAGGAGCTGCCCAAGTCCACCTGTGTAAGTTCCCGCTGCACGCCAGCTGAGAAAATTGTCACCAAATCTTCCGACAGCTGTGCCGATTCTTGCTGCGAGAAGGCTCCATCTGTCACCTGTCGAGACTCTCCGGCGGATGCTTGTTGCGTTTCTGCGCCGCCCGATAAGGGAATGAAGGTCGAAACAACTCAAAATCCCGAAGATATAGAGAATCAGGCAACAGGAAAAGAGCATGTGGTTCTTAGCATCTCCGGCATGACATGTACTGGCTGTGAGACTAAGCTCAACAGAACTCTCGCTACAGTCCCAGCTGTCAATGATCTGAAGACCAGTCTCGTTCTCTCGCGTGCCGAGTTCAACATGGATCTGAGGCTTGGTTCAGTTGATGAGGTTATCAAGCATCTTGAACGAACCACTGAGTTCAAATGTGAAAGACTTCAGACGAAGGGATCTAGCTTGGAATTCATCGTGAATGGCAGTACGTCTGAGTTTATTGGCCAAACATGGCCTGAAGGAGTTCTGGATATGAGTCTTGTCGACAAAGATGCTGTTCGAGTCTCATTCGATCCCAAGATCGTCGGAGCGCGAGACCTTGCTGAAAGATCTTGGGACCCTCCAGTTAAACTTGCTCCTCCTCGTGGTGATTCGTCACTTGAAGCAGGTAGTAAACATGTTCGCCATGTTGGCTACACTACTCTCTTGTCTGCTGTTCTGACAATTCCTGTTCTGGTCATGGCTTGGGCTCCGCTTCGCGAGAAAGAGGTCGCATACTCTTCGGCTTCCCTGGCCTTGGCCACCATTGTTCAGGTTGTAGTTGCTGGGCCTTTCTACCCCAAAGCCATCAAGGCTTTAGTCTTTTCTAGAGTCATTGAGATGGACTTGTTGATTGTTTTGAGCACAAGTGCAGCCTACGTCTTTTCGGTTGTTTCATTCGGCTACCTCATTGCTGGCAAACCGCTTTCGACTGGCCAGTTCTTCGAAACTTCTACTCTGCTAGTTACGTTGATCATGGTCGGACGATGGGTTGCGGCCCTTGCCCGCCAGAAGGCAGTTGAGTCCATCTCTATCCGATCACTCCAGTCCTCGACTGCCATTCTGGTTGACGAGAAGGCCGACACAGAGCGGGAGATAGACGCCAGACTTCTTCAGTACGGCGATGTCTTCAAGGTTCTACCAGATACTAGGATCCCGACAGATGGAACAGTCATGAGTGGGTCGTCTGAGGTCGATGAATCGATGCTTACAGGCGAGTCGAAATCCGTGGAGAAGCATTTCAAAAGTGTTGTCATTGCAGGTTCCATCAATGGCCCAGGAGTCATGACAGTTCGCCTCAACCGCCTGCCTAgtgacaacaccatcaacgcGATTGCTGCGatggttgatgaagccaagctTTCAAAGCCCAAGTTGCAGGATCTAGCAGACCGAGTGGCCTCATATTTCGTCCCCGTGGTTGTTGCGTTGACTATTATTACTTTTGTTATTTGGGTTGCGATCGGCATAACAGTCCGTGGTTATGGTGGTTCTAAGGCAACTACAGAGGCAATCACCTACGCCATCGCTGTTCTTATCGTATCCTGTCCCTGTGCGATCGGCCTGGCAGTTCCAATGGTCATAGTGATCATGAGTGGAGTCGCAGCAGAAAGAGGTATCATCTTCAAGTCTGCAGATGCTATCGAAGTTGCTCATAAGACATCCCACGTTGTTTTTGACAAGACTGGGACTTTGACTCAGGGAAAGCTTTCTGTCGTTGCAAATGAGTGTATTGATGAAAGtactcttcctctccttttGGGTCTGATCGAGAACAGTCGTCATCCAGTCTCCATGGCTGTGACGGGCTACCTCAAGGGTATTGGCATTGAACCTTCGGTTGTGGATGATCCCAAGAGTTTGACCGGCAAAGGTGTCGAAGCGGTCGTAAAAGGACAAAAACTGAAAGCTGGAAACTCTACCTGGCTTAATCTCTCAGATGATCATCTTGTTCAGCCTATGCTTTCTCAGGGTCATACCGTCTTTTGTTTCATAATCAACGACAAGTTGCAAGCTGTGTACAGTCTTCAAGACGAACCTCGAAAGGATGCCTTTGCAACGGTTGAAGCCCTGCATATTCGAGGCATTTCAGTTCATGTTGTTTctggcgatgatgatataGCTGTTCAAAGCCTGGCATCCAAGTTGAACATCCCACGAGACAATGTCCGCTCAAGAACTTCACCATCTGGAAAGAGGGACTATATCCAAACTCTCCTCGGTACCTCCACTAATCGCAAGAAACCAGTTGTCGTCTTCTGTGGCGACGGTACAAACGATGCAGTAGCACTCGCCCAAGCCACCATCGGTGTTCACATGAACGAAGGCACAGATGTAGCACAGTCCGCAGCAGACGTCGTTCTTATGCGTCCCGCTCTAAGTGGTATTATCACTACGATAGACGCGAGTCGAAAGTCTGTCAACCGCATCAAGTTCAACTTCTGCTGGAGCTTTGTGTACAACACTTTTGCCGTTCTTCTCGCTGCTGGTGCTTTCGTCAATGCCAGAATTCCACCAGAGTATGCGGGTCTTGGAGAACTAGTGAGCGTTTTGCCGGTCATTCTTGCGGCTGTGCTTCTGCGTTGGTCGAAGATCTAG
- a CDS encoding exonuclease V a 5' deoxyribonuclease-domain-containing protein — MTLDSDNEFGYDFSAEEEELLLQLSAENNNVPNNAEIAAIDSVPERHDSLHPQNVAGGTSTSGVDRLQTESTNSLYRGKAFHQLDTSSGLPTPPPALSSIENVLYPDLSKALKDLKPKPPPESKPSVSPTPATEANEADPYDDGRSPLQRFRSYPKRPLTVTDLTSGAWCELQYWYTLTRLPGGRRTRTAAMKQGTKVHKKLEDEVHTTVQIDIMTKEDAFGLKLWNLVQGLRTLRDTGLTRELEVWGMIDGNLVNGVIDSVSYENPNPEFEAELSSQESDTTGRQSSVTDYFPPKNTNHKNDSGPKIYLADVKTRGSFSPVSNAQIRPAKIQLLLYHQFLSSMAAGKLDFLKVFRRYGLDPDDTFSDTFIAQVGSLHDEIFVDASETETEFTQEHPSSSFQSSSSAGPDLLQYRTLRELVPLVEHEIELTFPQGEHSLGHMLRVQYVHRSDGREIDLHDFPVSRQALETYLANYMDWWKGKRDARGVDIEEAFKCRTCEFASDCSWRQGMDDEMLQRARAQQKIRATRRARSNAA; from the exons ATGACGTTGGATAGCGATAACGAGTTTGGCTATGATTTCTctgccgaggaggaagaattgCTCCTTCAGTTGTCTGCTGAAAATAACAACGTCCCGAATAACGCAGAGATCGCAGCTATAGACTCTGTTCCTGAGAGACACGATAGTCTACACCCTCAAAATGTCGCTGGCGGCACATCAACTTCTGGCGTGGACCGCCTTCAAACAGAGTCCACGAATAGTCTGTACAGAGGCAAGGCTTTTCATCAACTCGACACGTCTTCTGGCCTGCCAACGCCGCCACCAGCTTTATCCTCAATCGAGAACGTACTCTACCCGGATT TGAGCAAAGCCTTGAAAGATTTGAAACCAAAGCCACCTCCAGAATCAAAACCAAGTGTTtctccaacaccagcaaCTGAGGCAAATGAGGCTGATCCGTATGACGATGGCCGCTCACCTCTGCAGCGGTTCAGGTCATATCCTAAGAGACCACTGACCGTGACCGATCTTACGTCTGGTGCTTGGTGCGAGTTGCAGTACTGGTATACTCTCACCCGCTTACCTGGAGGTCGAAGAACCAGAACAGCAGCCATGAAGCAAGGAACCAAAGTTCACAAAAAgcttgaggatgaagtcCACACTACAGTTCAAATTGACATCATGACCAAGGAAGATGCATTTGGACTCAAACTGTGGAATCTAGTTCAAGGACTCAGAACCTTGCGGGACACGGGACTCACTCGTGAACTCGAAGTATGGGGCATGATTGATGGGAACCTCGTCAATGGAGTCATCGATAGCGTGAGCTACGAGAACCCCAATCCTGAATTTGAAGCAGAACTCTCTAGTCAAGAGTCTGACACGACCGGACGACAATCCTCGGTGACCGACTACTTTCCGCCGAAAAACACGAATCATAAGAATGACTCGGGGCCAAAGATTTATCTTGCAGACGTCAAGACTCGCGGATCATTTTCTCCTGTTTCCAACGCTCAAATACGACCTGCAAAGATTCAATTGCTTTTGTATCATCAGTTCTTGTCTAGTATGGCTGCTGGAAAACTGGATTTCCTCAAGGTCTTTCGACGGTACGGACTTGATCCAGATGACACCTTCTCAGACACTTTCATCGCACAAGTCGGCAGCCTGCATGATGAGATTTTTGTGGATGCatcagaaacagaaacagaaTTCACCCAAGAACATCCTTCCTCGAGTTTCCagagctcttcttcagctggaCCAGATCTGTTGCAGTATCGAACTCTACGCGAACTCGTTCCTCTTGTCGAGCATGAGATAGAGCTCACCTTCCCTCAGGGCGAACACTCTCTTGGACACATGCTTCGAGTTCAATACGTCCACCGCAGCGATGGTCGTGAAATCGATCTTCACGACTTTCCTGTTTCGAGACAAGCTCTGGAGACCTATCTTGCTAACTATATGGATTGGTGGAAAGGTAAACGCGATGCAAGAGGCGTCGATATAGAGGAAGCATTCAAGTGTAGAACATGTGAATTTGCTTCCGATTGCTCATGGCGTCAGGGCATGGATGATGAGATGTTACAGAGGGCCAGGGCGCAGCAAAAGATAAGGGCTACGCGTCGGGCTCGCAGCAATGCTGCGTAA